CAGGCTCTGCTGCCACAGCTTCTGCTGCGGATAACCTGGAACAGCTAATGGATGTCCATTATGCACCAACACGGGAATAACGTCGTCACTGACCAGGAGATGTCCCTGATCCATCAGATAGGAGGCAAGCGTGGATTTACCCGCACCTGAACGCCCCACCAGCGCATAGGCCTTATTGTCCAGCACAAGCGAGCTGCCATGCAGGGCCAATATGCCTTTTTGCATCAATACTACCCCCATACAGCTGCCCAGAATAAACAAGCGGATGCTATCCGGATCTGCGCCTGCTGCTGGAGAGACTGTAATCGTACTGCCGTTCTGTATAGAAAAAATAGCGGTACCCTTCACCATAAACATCACTTCATGCTCCGCGATACCCAGATTCGGCGTAATCTTCGATATCGCTTCCCAGCGCTCCGACAGACGGCCTTCAACTACCGACAGGCTCCCTATCCTACCCGGTTGATCCGTACGGGGAAGTTCTGGTAGCGCGAACTCACTGAGGATTTGTAGGCCAAAAGCCTTATAACCGTGGCATTGCACTGTGCCAGCCATACTGCTCACTCCATCTCAGTCAATTTCACCCGTTGTCTTGCGGATGACAAGTGGAAACGGCATTGCCTTCCTTTGAAAGGACGGTACCGTTTCGGAACATTACTTCGGATAAAGGGATAGCCCTGATCCCCCTCCAGCAAGCTAAGAGGGATTAGGGCTGAGCGGTAATGCAGGAAGACTAGGAGTGACTAACGATTTCATCTGGATCGGCTTGGAACGCATCGGCAATGGATACCCCTGGGCCAGCCATAGTCATTTTCACATCCAACACTTCCAATGCAGGCTTGCTGTATTCCTTTTTCATCATGTCACCCCCTTTCAAGAAACGTCCTTCAGGAGAGCCGCTTCAAAAAGCGGTAGAAAACCAGTCCTCGTGTAAGAAGGCGGAAATCCGTGTTAAAGATTAATAATGGTTCGGGCTCACTACCCAGCCGGTCCAAACATCCGGCGAGCCCGGGACGATTCAGATAAGACGAAGTACGGGGGTCTTGAAGCATCTCCCTCAGCTCCTGCTGGAACCTCTGCCACTCGGGCAGCATACGTGTAATGCCATCCGCCCCCTGAATCCCGCGCCGGGTCTGGTTAAGCCTGACCTTATCCGGCAGCCGCCCCTCCATCGCCCGGCGGATAAGCGAGCGGTCCATTCCGTTCTGGACGTATTGCTCCTCAGGCACCGACATACAGAAGTTGATGACACGCAGGTCATTGGTCGCATCCCGGTCCCATACCCTGTACTTCAGCGACAGCTTGGTCGCCGCCGTTCCGTTCACATTCCAGACATGCGGCTGGCGGAAATGCTCTCTGCGGATATCGTACACGGTCTGGGAAGCAGGCGACTGGTCCAGCTCCTTCAGCCGCTCCTGCACCCCTGTCCGCCGGGCAAATTCAGGATGGATCAGCTCCGGCGCAGCCTCCTGCTTCCCGGCCATCAGCTGGCCCAGGGCGGGGAATACCTTGCGCCCGGCAATCTTCAGCATTCTTTTGCGGCTTACTCCCATCGAATGGCTGTACAGCTTATTCTCCCGGTAAAAGCGGAACCAGCGGAATTCACGCAGCAGCTTCGCCTGGTAATCCAGCGCCGGTCCCCAGGAGATACTCCAGTTGCCCCGTTGTCCGCTAAGCAGCACTCCGGCATTCTTCAGTCCGGCTTGTTCATATATGCCCCTCAGCCAATAGGAGTTCTCTATGAATTTGTAGGGCATCTCCATAATATCGAGCCATTCGTCGATTTCGCCATAAGAGCTGCGGTCAGGAAAATTGTAAAAGCTAGGCTCAATGTTCCCGACATAGGCGATGGTCTCCTGAATATATGGACGCTCATCGGTCACCCGCTGGCCCAGCTTGAAACCTGTAAAGTGATCCAGGGGATACGAGCTGAAGGTGTAAAGTGGCTTGCCGGTGCGGCGAAGCTCCTCCGCTGCAAAGCTTACCACCGCTCCTGAGTCCAGCCCGCCGCTTAAGTTCGCGCCAGCTTCAAGGTGGGTGCGCAGCCGGTCCCGGACTGCGCGTCCGAACACCTCACGGAGCGCTTCCTCATACTCGCCATTGCTGCGCAGCCGGAGTGGAGACGGAGTCTGGAAGGTGTAATACCTGGAGAAGGTTATCCCCTTCGCGCTGACTGTCATTGAATGCGCCGGGGGAAGCTGCTCCACACCCTGATATACTGTGGAGAACATATCCGCGACATCCATCCGGCCCTGGCCCGCCAGATATTCCGAGATCCAGCCTTCATGCAGCGCGTGTCCGCCATCCATTAGCGTGAGCAATGGATGAATCACGGTGCAAAAGGAGAACTGTCTGCCTGAGCGGTGGAAGTACAGCGTCCGGCTCCCCGAGAAATCCCTTGCTCCAAACAGCGTCTGCCTGCCGGCATCCCAGATCATGAAGGCAAAATCTCCGACCAGATGCACCGGAGCCTGATCCCCCCATTTCTCATAGGCCAGAAGAATCAGCAGGCTGTCCGGCATCGACTCCTGATCCTCCCGGACAACCTGAAGTTGTCCAAAGAGCTCGCTGCGGTTATCGATGATGGCATCAGCTACGATCGCCAGCTTCCGCTGCGGATCATAATAGGGAAGCACCTCGCCCCGGGACTGCGGAGTAATCCACTGTGCATGGCACCCGAGGAAGAGTCCTTCCGTACTCCAGCCCCGGGCATCATCCGCCGGATAACGCTGCAGCTCCTGCATCAGGCGCGGGCCGAGCTCAGGGTCCAGCGGCCCATGCTGCATAGAATAGATCCCGGCGATTGCACTCATGGGTTGACCTCCAGCTGTCTATAATTTCGCTACCGTTTCAGTACTAGGTTCATTACAACAGGTTCTTAATAGTGAACACTTCTTATTACCTAAGATAACGTTCTTGCCATTAAATGTGAATAGTACCAGAGAGTACTTTTAGGTATCCTTTAGCGTATTGACTACAGTTAAAATCTATGGTATTAAAACCCTGAAATATGACCTATGGTATATAATGGCTTATACTGATATTGACTGATTCACCAAATACCTTTAATAGGAGCTAGATTCATGGACAATTACTCAATGGACCCCATCCTGATTCCCGTACCGGAAAGCTTCGAAAGCAGCCGCCTGCAAATCCGCTCAGTATTATGGGGAGACGGTGTCGCTGTACATGAAGCCGTTCGGCAAAGTGCCGCTGAATTAAGCCCTTGGATGCCCTGGGCCCAGCGTATCCCTTCTGTCGAAGAATCAGAGGTATCCATCCGGAAATCACGGCTGCAGTTCCTGGAACGCAGCGATATCCGGCTGCTGCTCTTCCATAAGAAGACAGGGCAGCTTATCGGGAGCAGCGGACTGCACCGGATCGACTGGCAGGTGCGTAAATTTGAAATCGGATATTGGGTACACACCTCATTCGCGGGTCAAGGTTACATCACGGAAGCGGTGAATGCCATTGCGGATTTCGCCATACAGGAGCTACAAGCTAACCGGCTGGAGATCCGCTGCGATTCCCGCAATACACAGAGCGCTCGCGTAGCCGAACGTACTGGCTTTACTTTGGAAGGTATCCTGCGCAATGACAAGACTGATGTACAGGGGAGCTTGAGAGACACAATGGTCTACTCAAAGGTTCGCGGGGTTGAATATTAAATGGGTGAATGAGGACAAATATACTATATGGAGTGATAGACCATGCAAGAATTGAAGTTTGTTAGGGATTACAAAGATATAGAGCCGCTGCGGAATAGCTTTTTCGAGCTGGCAAAAGATACGTTCGAGCTGGAGCTGGAGCGCTGGTATGAGGAGGGCTGCTGGACGGATAAGTATGTTCCTTATTCTTATGCGGAGGGAGACCGGATCGTGGCGAATGTCTCGGTGAATCTCATAGAGCTAATTATTAATGGGGTGAAGTCTCCTGCTGTGCAGATCGGGACGGTAATGACTCATCCTGACTATAGAGGGCGGGGCCTGTCTGCCCGGTTGATGGACAAGGTGCTGGAGGAATATGGACAAGCGTGTGAATTCATGTATCTTTTTGCCAATGAGTCAGTCTTGGAGTTCTATCCTAAGTTCGGCTTCCATCCGGTGGAAGAACAGATCTTCTCCATGGCCTGCCCCGGAGGTGCTGCCGGCTCTGGGCCAATCCGTAAGCTGGATCTAGCCAACCCGCGTGATCTGAGTCTGGTCTCTACCCTTGGAGCGCAGCGGGTACCGGTATCTGAGCGTCTTGGCGTAAGCGGCGCCCATGGACTCCTGATGTTCTACTGCCTGAATGTGTTCAGCGATCAGCTCTACTACCTGGAGGACGAGAATCTCATTGCCATCTTCCAGCAGGAGAATGGACAGCTTGAGCTGTTCGATCTGATCAGCACACAGCCCGTATCCTGCCGCGACATCGCCCTGAAGCTTGCGGACAGCGACACGGAGACGATCGTCTTCCATTTCACCCCGGATGACCCTGGCCTGGAGTTGTCAGGCAACAGCCATTCAGAGGGCCTATTCGTCCGCACTCAGGGCGGGCAGCAATATCCTGCGAACGTTAAGCATCCGGCTACTTCCATCGCCTAGGCGTACGCTACACTTTTACCCTTGTAGAATGTTCACAGCGTCATGAACTGCCCCTGCCGGGCCAGGTACGCTTCCTTCTCCTTATAGTCCGGCATGATACTTCCCAGGCGCCGCCAGAAGGAACGGTCATGATTCATATGCAGCAGATGACACAGCTCATGAATGATGACATAGTCGATCACTTCAGGCGGCGCCATGGCCAGGCGATAGTTGAACGTCAGCTTGCCGTCAAAGCTGCAGCTCCCCCACTTGGTCCGCGACTCCACAATCTCCACACTCTTCGGCTTCACTCTGAGCTGCGTCTGGTAGGGCTTGATGCGCTCTGCGATGATTTTCTTCAGACTGGCCGTATAGAACTTCTTCAGCGCAAGCTTCAGCTCCTCCGCCTCCGCCTGCCGGTCCCCAATCAGCTCATGCAGCGCATATTCCTTCCCCAAGTACAAGAAGGCTTCTTCGTCGCCCTCATAAGCCTTAACCCTCGGCACCTGCCGGGCCGCCGCATTGCTGCGCAGCTTCTCCAGAATCTTCGGGCCTAAGATTGCTACCGCACCGAGGATCATCTCTTCACTCGTTCCCTTGGGCGCCTTAACGGTAATGAGGTCCGAGCCGTCCACCGTTACGGATAGCTTCTTGCGCTTGGCATACTGGACATGTAACGTAACCATCTGATCTTCTAGTTGAATCTGCATAGCCACCATCGTTTCTGTAATTTCTAGTACACACTAATATACCGGATAACCGGATACAAACACCGCCAGATACAGAAGACCCCCCGCAATAAATAGCGTCGTGAGCAGGATATCCTTCCACTTCTTATCCTCCGTCAATAGCACAGCCGCGAAGGCCAGCGGAAAAGCTACAGCGAAATAACGCGGAGCAGACAGCAGCCAAGTCGGGGCCACCACATAGACGAAATAGGCGATTATGTACGCCATGTAGGCGGGATTAAGCTTCTTCGCACTGCGGAGCATCATGAAGAGAACCAGGAAGATCGCGCACAAATTCGGCAGCCACAGCCCCAGGAACGACCGGTAATCGGCCTCTTTGAAGGTATTCACCGCATACTCCATCTGATATCTCAAGGTATCGAAAAAGAAGTAGAACCGCTGCGACCAGTGCTCCCGCTGATAAATACTGAACTGGAACGCGTTGCCCGTCACATTGTAATTGATGTAGAGATAAGCCAGCAGACCGAAGGAGACGCTCACCAGGGAGAGAACAGCCAAGATCAGCTTATTCGTAAAAGCCTTCCGGTCCATAGTCCTATAGCCAGCGGCCAGTTCCCGGGCAAATTCCACGGCAATCGGCACGGCCAGCAGAATCCCCGGGGAACGGGTGAATCCGGCCAGCGCCGCACAGAGGCAGCCCAACAGCCAGCGCTTTTTGCGCACAAAATACAGCGCCATCAGGGAGAGCAGCAGGAACAGCGCCTCCGTCATGGGAAGGAAGAAAAAGAAGGCTGACGGAAAGATGAAGATATACTTCACTACCCGCAGGGCATTCCTGCGTCCCATATCCAGCCGGGCCAGTTCATAAGCGAACAACGCTGCTGCAAGCGTGCAAAGATTGGCCACGGCAAATCCGGCAGCCATATAATTGCCCGTGAAGAACTGCGCGAGCTTGATCATAACGGGGAAGAACGGCAGAAATACAATATGAAATCTGGGGTCCCCTTCCGTCACATACCACCGCTCAGCAATGCCCAAATAGGACATCGCATCAATTCCGCGGATATGCCACATCTCAATGAAGCGGGAGAACAGGCTGCCGGAGCCGCCCTCCCGAAGCACCCAGAATACATAAGCCGCTAGAATCAGCAGCACCCGGCTAGCGATCACCCACAGCACAATCTTCCACCAGGTCCGCTGCCGTTCCTCCGGCGAATCGTCTGTATTCACCGTCCGCAGTGCGCCGGGGCTCAGGATGTACCCGGTTATAGCAGGGATGGCCCGCAGGCCTGTCCAGATAAACAGGACCAGACAGAGCAGGGAAGCCAAGGTTCCCGCCAGGGTCCAGGTATGCACTGACACGGCCCATACCCAGACAACTATTATCATAACAAGTATAAAGAGAGCTGAAATTGCTGTATTGACCTTTTTCACCATAGCCTCCGGTTCCGCAAGCTTTGCGGTATTGATTTGTCTTTTTCTCATTTTCTTATAGAAATGCCCGTAGCACAATGATTAGTTTGAAGCGACCAAACCAAAAAAGGAACACCGCATAAAATTCAGCAGTGTTCCTCTTCGGTACAGCATAGGGTAATGCTTGATCAGGATTTCGGAAGCAACGGGAAATGACAGGCTACCGGACGGCCCGGCAGGACCTCTTCCAGCAGCGGCTCCACTAAGCGGCATTTGTCCTGTACGAACGGGCAGCGGGTATGGAACCGGCAGCCCGAGGGCGGATTGGCCGGGGAGGGCACATCTCCCTCCAGCATAATACGCTCCTGCTTGCGCCTTGGCGTCGGCTTCGGAATGGCCGATAGCAGGGCGGCAGTATACGGATGCAGCGGGGCCGCGAACAGCGCCTCCGTCTCCCCCACCTCCACCAGCTTGCCCAGGTACATGACCCCCACACGGTCAGAGATATGCCGGACTACGTTAAGACCATGCGCGATGAACAGGAAGGTTAGGCCCAGCTCCTTCTGCAGCTTCATCAGCAGGTTAATGACCTGGGACTGTACCGACACATCAAGTGCGGACACGGCCTCATCGGCCACAATAAACTGCGGATTCAGTGCAATCGCCCGGGCGATGCCAATGCGCTGGCGTTGTCCGCCGGAGAATTCATGCGGGTAGCGGTTCCGGCGGCTGGCATCAAGACCCACCAGCTCCATCAGCTCGACCACTCGGGCATCAATAGCCTTGGCAGACATCTTCCAGTGAATGCGCAGCGGCTCGCCGATAATATCCTTGACGAGGAAGCGCGGATTGAGCGACCCGAACGGGTCCTGGAAAATAATCTGCATCTCTTCCCGCAGCTTCCGCATGTCACGCGAACCCAGCGAATGGATATCCTGGCCCTTGAATAGCACCTGCCCCCCGGTCGCACTTTGCAGCCGGAGCAGTACCCGTCCGAAGGTGGATTTGCCGCAGCCGGATTCCCCGACCAGCCCGAACGTCTCGCCTTGGCGGATCGCCAGATTGACCCCATCCACCGCCTTGACCTGCCCGACGGTCCGGTTAAGCAGACCCTTGGTGATCGGAAAATACTTCTTAATATCCTTAACCTCCACCAGTACTTCTGAGGAGGCAGCTACCTTACGATCTGGCTTGGCCAATGTCTTGTTCATCATGCGCGCTTCGCCTCCCCGCTGGTATACGCTGAAACCGGCTTATCCTTGAACAGCCAGCAGGCGGCCCGGTGATCATCAGAGATCAGGAAATCCGGCGGCTCCTGGCTCCGGCAGATCTCCATCGCATGCGGACAGCGCGGATGGAAGCGGCAGCCCGCAGGTATCTGTCCTATCGGCGGGATCGTTCCGCTGATCGTATAGAGCTCGCCTCCCCGTCCGCCTTCGAACCCCGGAATCGACTGGAGCAGACCTATCGTATAAGGATGACTGGGATGGTCGAAGATCTCTTCCACACCGCCTTCTTCCACGATAGCGCCCGCATACATGACAGCAATGCGGTCCGCCATCTCAGCGGCAACTCCCATGTCGTGGGTAATCAGCAGGATGGACATGCCAAGCTCCGACTGAAGCTTGCGCAGCAGATCCAGAATCTGCGCTTGGACCGTAACATCAAGTGCGGTGGTCGGCTCATCGGCAATCAGCAGCTCGGGGTTACAGGCCAACGCAATCGCAATGACCACGCGCTGGCACATCCCGCCGGACAGCTCATGCGGGTACTGCTTCGCACGGATTTCCGGGGCCGGTATGCCGACCAATCTAATCAGATCGACCGCCAGCTTCAGCGCTTCTGCATCCTTCTTATTCTGATGCAGCCGCAGACTCTCAGCAATCTGTTCCCCTATGGTGAAGACCGGATTCAGCGAAGACATCGGGTCCTGGAAGATCATAGCAATCTGGTTGCCGCGGATCTCCCGCATCTCCTCCTGGCTCTTCGCCCCCAGATCCTGTCCATGGAAGTCAATGGTTCCATTCAGGATCATACCGCCCGCATAATCAATCAGGCGCATAATTGCCAGCGAGGTGACACTTTTGCCGCTGCCGGATTCCCCTACAATACAGACCGTCTGACCTTTATCCACCGTAAGCGAGATACCGTCGGTTGCCTTGAGCAATCCCTTCTCGGTCGCAAAGCCTGCGGTTAGTTTCCTGATTTCGAGTAGTTTTTGCGCCATTGTTCCAGCCTCCTCCGGGATTTGGTCACTTGCTGTCTGGGATCAAGAGCATCCCGGATACCGTCGCCGATGAAGTTAACCGCCAGCACGACGAGCAGAATGCACAGACCCGGATACACGGCTTGCATCGGATCAATTAGCATGAATTCCTGTGCACTGCTGAGCATCAGTCCCCAGCTTGTGGCCGGAGCCTGGATACCAAGACCCAGATAGGACAGTGCAGATTCACTGAGAATCGCTCCGCCGACCATCAAGGTGGCATTGACAATGATCGGGAAGCTCGCATTGCGGAGCAGATGCCGGAAAATGATCCCCCAGCTGGATACCCCGATGGCTCTGGCCGCCTCCACATACTGCATCTCCCGCAGTTGCAGGAAGGTTCCCCGGACCAGCCGGGCAATACTCATCCAGCTGGTGAACGCCAGAATCAGGATCATGAATTCAATCTTTGTGCCGAACAGCGCCATCACCAGGATATTCAGGAACAGGGATGGGACGGAGTTCATGACATCAACAATACGCATGAATACCGTATCTATGAATCCGCCGAAGTAACCCGAAATCGCCCCGACCACCGATCCGACCAGCACGGATACAAAAGCAACGGAGAAACCGATAAGCAGCGATATCCTCGCGCTGTACAGCAGTCTGCTGAGAATATCGCGGCCCAGCTCATCTGTACCGAGGAGATGGCCCTCCGCTCCCGGCTTCAGGTTGGCGAACATCAGATCAATCTTCTCCGGTCCATACGGGGTCAGCCGCGATGCGAAGATTGCCAGCAGCACAAAGATAAACAGCACGATCAACCCGCCCATAGCAAACGGATTGCGCGAGAACTTCTTCCACAGCACTCTCCACGGGCCGGGAGGTCTGTCCATATCCACCACCGGAATTTCCGGGTCGGTCCCGCCCGGCATCGGACTCATATCCGGCGTTCCCAGCGGCTTGGAGACCTTCCCTTTGATAAGCTCAGTATTGTCTGTACTCATGCTGCCTTCCCCCCTTGCTTACCGAGCTTCACCCGGGGATCAACGACTACATACAGTATATCTGCCAGAAGATTGCCAATGACGACCATCACAGCCGTTACAATAGTGACAGCCATCAGTGCCGAATATTCACGTGCAGTGGCCATCTCTACGAACCAACGGCCCATTCCCGGCCAGTTGAATACATTCTCAGTTAATGCGGCCCCGCCCACCAGGATCGGAAGATCAAGGCCAAGTATCGTAATAATTGGAATAAGCGCATTGCGCAGGGCATGACGGAAGACGACCTTGCGTTCCTTCACACCTTTGGCCCGTGCTGTCCGGATATAATCCTGATCCAGCACCTCCAGCATACTGGCCCGCGCATACTTCATATAAGAGGCCAGGAACCCAAGCGCCAGCACCGTTACCGGCAGCACCAGATGCATGAATAAATCAGCGATACTGCCTTCCTTGCCTCTTGTATGCATATCCGACAATGGGAACCAGTCCAGCTTAAGCGACAGCCACTGCTGCAGCAGAATCCCGAACCAGAAGGTCGGCATGGCGAAGCCCAGATATGAAATGAAGGAAGCCGTCTGATCCGATAAACCATAGACTTTGGTACTATTATAGATTCCCCAGGGGATTGCGATCAGCAGGGATACCAGCCAAGCCGCCCCCATCAGGATTACGGTATTGCCGATACGCGGCCAGAGTAAGTCCGAGATGGCAATATGGTTCTTGAAGGTATATCCCAGGTCTCCTTGCAGCAGGTCGCCGATCCAGTGGAAATACTGGATATGAATCGGTTGATCCAGACCCAGGTTCTTGGCTTGCTGCTCGAAGATTTCCGGCGTCAGGCCCGGCGCGAGCATCACTTGCGTAGGGCCGCCCGGAGCTGCGTGGATGAGAAGAAAAGTTAGTATGGTAATCAGAAAGATGACCAGTACCGATTGAAGCACTCGACGCATCAGATATTCTGTCATTGGCTAGCCTCCTAGAGATGGTAAGGCGATAGATTACGGAAGGCCCCCTATTTATACAAAAGGGGGAGGTGAAAGAGAATTCTCTTTCACCTCCCGCAAGTCTATTCAGTTAGCGGCACGTTACTCGGTTACCCACCATTTGATGGCGTGGAAGAACTGTCCGTAGCCCAGTGACGGCTCAGGAGCATCCTCCTCTGCCCAGTGTACTCTAGGCCCTGTTCCGATCGCCTGACCATACTGATACAGGAAGACATAAGGAAGGTCAGTGGAGATTTCCTTGCCTACTTCTTTGTAGATATCTTTGCGCTTGGCCTGGTCTACTGTGGAATATCCGTCTACCCACAGCTGATCCAGCTTCTCGTTCTTATACCAGCCGCTGTTCTGTCCGGCAGGCGGGAAGTATTTGGAGGAGAAGATACTCTCAGCATCCGGGTCCGGTGTATTCAGGGACCATGCCAGCAGCAGGGCCTGGAATTTACCCGGTGTCACGTTCTGGTCAATCCATGCCGCGAAGTCGATCGCCTTAGGCTTCACTTCAATGCCGACATCCTTCAGGTTCTGCTGGATAACAGCGGCTACTTGCTCGCGGCGGCTGTTGCCGGCATTGTACTGCAGTTCGAAGGAGAAGCGGTGGCCGTCTTTGGCAAGAATGCCATCCGTTCCGGCAACCCAGCCGTCTTCAGCCAGGAGCTTCTTGGCCGTTTCGGCATTGTAATCATAATTCACAGCGGCATCCTTCGGATCAGCCCAGGTATCAGGCAAGAACGGAGCGTTCATCAGCGCACCTACGCCCTTAAGGATATTGTCTACCATTCCTTGACGGTTCAAGGCATGGGCGATTGCCTGTCTGGTCTTCTGTCCCTGGAACAGGCCGTAGCTATCCGGGAAGTTCTTGCCGTCGAAGTTGAACATTACATATTCATACTGCGCGCCGGGCTTCTGGATAATATCAATGTTTCCGGCAGCCTTAACCGCTTCGACCTGCGTTACCGGAATCGCACTGATATGGTCCGTGTCACCCTTCATAATCGCCTGAACTTCAGTGTTCTGGTCGGCGTAGACTTTGTAGATAATCTGAGCGATATGAGGCTTCACCGTTCCCCAGTAGTTCGGATCAGCATCCAGGGTATGGCTCTCGCCCTGCTTCCAGGCTGTCCACTTCCACGGTCCGCTTGTGACCGTCTTGGCCGGATCAGTACCATAGGCATTCTTCTGCATTTCGGTCGGCTTCACATCCTTAAGGACATGAGCTGGAACAATCTCCTGAACCAGCGCGTACAGGAACGGGGCATAAATCTGGGACATTGTGAATTTCACCGTGTGGTCATCAACCTTCTCCACGCTCTTCACCTTGTCATATTGGCTGATCAGGGGCGAGCCTGTCTCCTTATTCTTGGCCGTTTCAACGGTATAGACTACATCATCTGCAACGACGGGCTGGCCGTCACTCCATTTGGCGGTATCCTTCAGCTTCACGGTGTAGGTCAAGCCATCTTCGGAGATCTCAGGAAGCGCAGCT
The sequence above is a segment of the Paenibacillus sp. FSL R7-0204 genome. Coding sequences within it:
- a CDS encoding ABC transporter ATP-binding protein, with the protein product MAQKLLEIRKLTAGFATEKGLLKATDGISLTVDKGQTVCIVGESGSGKSVTSLAIMRLIDYAGGMILNGTIDFHGQDLGAKSQEEMREIRGNQIAMIFQDPMSSLNPVFTIGEQIAESLRLHQNKKDAEALKLAVDLIRLVGIPAPEIRAKQYPHELSGGMCQRVVIAIALACNPELLIADEPTTALDVTVQAQILDLLRKLQSELGMSILLITHDMGVAAEMADRIAVMYAGAIVEEGGVEEIFDHPSHPYTIGLLQSIPGFEGGRGGELYTISGTIPPIGQIPAGCRFHPRCPHAMEICRSQEPPDFLISDDHRAACWLFKDKPVSAYTSGEAKRA
- a CDS encoding ABC transporter permease — its product is MSPMPGGTDPEIPVVDMDRPPGPWRVLWKKFSRNPFAMGGLIVLFIFVLLAIFASRLTPYGPEKIDLMFANLKPGAEGHLLGTDELGRDILSRLLYSARISLLIGFSVAFVSVLVGSVVGAISGYFGGFIDTVFMRIVDVMNSVPSLFLNILVMALFGTKIEFMILILAFTSWMSIARLVRGTFLQLREMQYVEAARAIGVSSWGIIFRHLLRNASFPIIVNATLMVGGAILSESALSYLGLGIQAPATSWGLMLSSAQEFMLIDPMQAVYPGLCILLVVLAVNFIGDGIRDALDPRQQVTKSRRRLEQWRKNYSKSGN
- a CDS encoding GNAT family N-acetyltransferase — translated: MDNYSMDPILIPVPESFESSRLQIRSVLWGDGVAVHEAVRQSAAELSPWMPWAQRIPSVEESEVSIRKSRLQFLERSDIRLLLFHKKTGQLIGSSGLHRIDWQVRKFEIGYWVHTSFAGQGYITEAVNAIADFAIQELQANRLEIRCDSRNTQSARVAERTGFTLEGILRNDKTDVQGSLRDTMVYSKVRGVEY
- a CDS encoding ABC transporter ATP-binding protein, with the protein product MMNKTLAKPDRKVAASSEVLVEVKDIKKYFPITKGLLNRTVGQVKAVDGVNLAIRQGETFGLVGESGCGKSTFGRVLLRLQSATGGQVLFKGQDIHSLGSRDMRKLREEMQIIFQDPFGSLNPRFLVKDIIGEPLRIHWKMSAKAIDARVVELMELVGLDASRRNRYPHEFSGGQRQRIGIARAIALNPQFIVADEAVSALDVSVQSQVINLLMKLQKELGLTFLFIAHGLNVVRHISDRVGVMYLGKLVEVGETEALFAAPLHPYTAALLSAIPKPTPRRKQERIMLEGDVPSPANPPSGCRFHTRCPFVQDKCRLVEPLLEEVLPGRPVACHFPLLPKS
- a CDS encoding ABC transporter permease; translated protein: MTEYLMRRVLQSVLVIFLITILTFLLIHAAPGGPTQVMLAPGLTPEIFEQQAKNLGLDQPIHIQYFHWIGDLLQGDLGYTFKNHIAISDLLWPRIGNTVILMGAAWLVSLLIAIPWGIYNSTKVYGLSDQTASFISYLGFAMPTFWFGILLQQWLSLKLDWFPLSDMHTRGKEGSIADLFMHLVLPVTVLALGFLASYMKYARASMLEVLDQDYIRTARAKGVKERKVVFRHALRNALIPIITILGLDLPILVGGAALTENVFNWPGMGRWFVEMATAREYSALMAVTIVTAVMVVIGNLLADILYVVVDPRVKLGKQGGKAA
- a CDS encoding M48 family metallopeptidase — its product is MQIQLEDQMVTLHVQYAKRKKLSVTVDGSDLITVKAPKGTSEEMILGAVAILGPKILEKLRSNAAARQVPRVKAYEGDEEAFLYLGKEYALHELIGDRQAEAEELKLALKKFYTASLKKIIAERIKPYQTQLRVKPKSVEIVESRTKWGSCSFDGKLTFNYRLAMAPPEVIDYVIIHELCHLLHMNHDRSFWRRLGSIMPDYKEKEAYLARQGQFMTL
- a CDS encoding asparagine synthase-related protein; this encodes MSAIAGIYSMQHGPLDPELGPRLMQELQRYPADDARGWSTEGLFLGCHAQWITPQSRGEVLPYYDPQRKLAIVADAIIDNRSELFGQLQVVREDQESMPDSLLILLAYEKWGDQAPVHLVGDFAFMIWDAGRQTLFGARDFSGSRTLYFHRSGRQFSFCTVIHPLLTLMDGGHALHEGWISEYLAGQGRMDVADMFSTVYQGVEQLPPAHSMTVSAKGITFSRYYTFQTPSPLRLRSNGEYEEALREVFGRAVRDRLRTHLEAGANLSGGLDSGAVVSFAAEELRRTGKPLYTFSSYPLDHFTGFKLGQRVTDERPYIQETIAYVGNIEPSFYNFPDRSSYGEIDEWLDIMEMPYKFIENSYWLRGIYEQAGLKNAGVLLSGQRGNWSISWGPALDYQAKLLREFRWFRFYRENKLYSHSMGVSRKRMLKIAGRKVFPALGQLMAGKQEAAPELIHPEFARRTGVQERLKELDQSPASQTVYDIRREHFRQPHVWNVNGTAATKLSLKYRVWDRDATNDLRVINFCMSVPEEQYVQNGMDRSLIRRAMEGRLPDKVRLNQTRRGIQGADGITRMLPEWQRFQQELREMLQDPRTSSYLNRPGLAGCLDRLGSEPEPLLIFNTDFRLLTRGLVFYRFLKRLS
- a CDS encoding GNAT family N-acetyltransferase; its protein translation is MQELKFVRDYKDIEPLRNSFFELAKDTFELELERWYEEGCWTDKYVPYSYAEGDRIVANVSVNLIELIINGVKSPAVQIGTVMTHPDYRGRGLSARLMDKVLEEYGQACEFMYLFANESVLEFYPKFGFHPVEEQIFSMACPGGAAGSGPIRKLDLANPRDLSLVSTLGAQRVPVSERLGVSGAHGLLMFYCLNVFSDQLYYLEDENLIAIFQQENGQLELFDLISTQPVSCRDIALKLADSDTETIVFHFTPDDPGLELSGNSHSEGLFVRTQGGQQYPANVKHPATSIA
- a CDS encoding aldolase — translated: MAGTVQCHGYKAFGLQILSEFALPELPRTDQPGRIGSLSVVEGRLSERWEAISKITPNLGIAEHEVMFMVKGTAIFSIQNGSTITVSPAAGADPDSIRLFILGSCMGVVLMQKGILALHGSSLVLDNKAYALVGRSGAGKSTLASYLMDQGHLLVSDDVIPVLVHNGHPLAVPGYPQQKLWQQSLDYLGMNSSAYRPLFQRETKFAVPVHDRFQSEPLPLAGIFELSVVQDGQVAVEAISGLDRLHTLYNHTYQKALVDPMGVREWHFGLLASFVNRLPMYRLTRPEQGFSAPQQTEKIMETIMPKVKEMNL
- a CDS encoding paeninodin family lasso peptide, whose protein sequence is MKKEYSKPALEVLDVKMTMAGPGVSIADAFQADPDEIVSHS